The DNA window AGGACGCTGGCTGATCGGTATGGGCATGGCAGCGGCCTTCCGCAACAACCTCAACATGAAATCCGGCGCGCGGGTCACGCTGGACAACGCCGGTCTGGTGACGGTGGAAACCGATATGACCGACATCGGGACCGGAACCTACACCATCATCGCCCAGACCGCGGCGGAAATGATGGGCGTGCCCATGTCGCAGGTGAAGGTCGTGCTGGGCGATTCGGCGTTCCCCGTGTCGGCCGGCTCGGGCGGGCAGTGGGGTGCCAACAGCTCCACGGCCGGCGTCTATGCGGCCTGCATGAAATTGCGCGAAGCGGTCGCGGCCAAGCTCGGTCTCGATCCTGCGCAGGCGGATTTCAGCGACGGCATGGTGCAGGTGGGCGCACAGCGCAAGCGGCTTGCCGACGCCGCCAGTGCCGGCCCGCTGACCGTCGAGGACACCATGGAATACGGCGACCTGGCCGAGCGCTACCAGCAATCGACCTTCGGCGGACACTTCGTCGAGGTCGCGGTGGACAGCTATACCGGCGAGATCCGCATCCGGCGCATGCTGGCGGTGTGCGCGGCCGGTCGCATCCTCAATCCCAAGTCGGCGCGCAGCCAGGTCATCGGGGCCATGACCATGGGTGCCGGTGCGGCCCTCATGGAGGAACTGGTGATCGACAAGCGGCTTGGGTATTTCGTCAACCATGACCTGGCCGGCTACGAGGTGCCCGTGCATGCGGACATCCCGCACCAGGAAGTCGTCTTTCTCGAAGAGACGGATCCGACCAGTTCGCCGATGAAGGCCAAGGGCGTCGGGGAATTGGGCATTTGCGGCGTCGCCGCTGCCGTGGCCAATGCGGTCTACAACGCCACCGGCGTGCGGATCCGTGATTACCCAGTGACGCTGGACAAGCTGTTGGACAAGCTGCCTCGGCCGGCGTTGACGGCTTGACGCAGCGGACGCGGGTCTTTCAGGGACCCGCGTTTTCCCGCCGACACGGCGCAGACGCCTGGCTGAATTGTAAGGGGGCGGTGGACACCGCCGACCTAGCACCAGGGTCCATTTTTCCTGGATTGGCAGGCGCCGCGGCGCGTGGAAACGCGATCCATCCCTGGTCAGGATGATGAAGGTTTTGTTTATGCTTTTCTGCCCATCATCTGACACTGTATTTGCAACATGCGCGGCCGATATCGTGCATGCCGGTTCGGATACATGGATGCAGGATGTGGCGTCAGCCACGCGGGGATGGAGTGCGACCGGGGTGGCCGTGCCTTGACAGGGGGAAATCGTGATGAAGCTTTGCCTGCGCCTGGTGGCGCTGTTGTGTCTGGTATGCCTGGCCATTCCCGTGCTGGCCGCGGAAAGCACCATCGATGATGGGCATGTCGCGCTGGTCAAACAGGCGCGCGGGTCGGTGACGATCACGCGCGGTGGCAAGACGCTCGAGGCGGCCGGAGGCGCGCAACTTGAGGTCTCCGATCGGGTGGTCACCGGCGCAGGTGCCACCGCATCGATCGTGTTCCGTGATGGCACGTTGCTGACGCTGGGGCAGGACGCGGACATCGTGGTGCGCGATTACGTCTTCGCGCCGAAGGAGGACAAGTTCTCCTTCTCGCTCTACATGACCCGCGGCTCGGCGATCTACGAGTCCGGCAAGATCGGCAAGCTTGATCCTGAGTCGGTGAAGATCGAGACGCCCAAGGCCACTGTGGGCGTGCGTGGTACCCGGTTCCTCATCGAAGCCAACTGAGCTAACCATGTCTGTCATGCGATTCCGTG is part of the Pseudoxanthomonas sp. JBR18 genome and encodes:
- a CDS encoding FecR family protein, with the protein product MKLCLRLVALLCLVCLAIPVLAAESTIDDGHVALVKQARGSVTITRGGKTLEAAGGAQLEVSDRVVTGAGATASIVFRDGTLLTLGQDADIVVRDYVFAPKEDKFSFSLYMTRGSAIYESGKIGKLDPESVKIETPKATVGVRGTRFLIEAN